A genomic region of Alnus glutinosa chromosome 11, dhAlnGlut1.1, whole genome shotgun sequence contains the following coding sequences:
- the LOC133880881 gene encoding basic form of pathogenesis-related protein 1-like: MGLIKFLLALYLTGLTLTHVIVSVAGDERQDFLDGHNKARAEVGHGVKPLVWNHTLATYAQAYANKRIPDCKLEESDPDGPYGECLAEGYGEFKAKDVVNGWVSEKKYYDHETNKCIGGECGHYTQVIWRDTKYLGCGKSKCHNGWVFVTCNYYPSGNYFGESPY; the protein is encoded by the coding sequence ATGGGGTTGATCAAGTTTTTGCTAGCCCTATACTTGACTGGTTTAACCCTAACTCATGTCATTGTCTCCGTAGCTGGAGACGAACGGCAAGACTTCTTGGATGGACACAATAAAGCTCGTGCCGAGGTCGGCCATGGCGTTAAGCCACTTGTCTGGAACCACACCCTTGCAACCTACGCTCAAGCTTATGCTAATAAGAGGATCCCAGACTGCAAGCTGGAGGAATCAGATCCGGATGGGCCCTATGGAGAATGTCTTGCTGAAGGTTATGGTGAGTTCAAGGCTAAGGATGTGGTGAATGGGTGGGTGAGTGAGAAGAAATACTATGACCATGAAACCAACAAATGTATTGGTGGTGAGTGCGGGCACTACACCCAGGTGATTTGGCGCGATACAAAGTATCTTGGGTGTGGTAAGTCCAAGTGCCACAATGGCTGGGTATTTGTCACTTGTAACTATTATCCTTCAGGAAATTATTTTGGCGAGAGTCCATACTAA
- the LOC133882735 gene encoding pathogenesis-related protein 1-like, with product MLQTKMGLCKTPLALICLFGLTLLHLSLAQDTQQDYLKAHNDARRAVGVPALTWDNKVAAYAQKYANKRIGDCSLVHSGGPYGENIAWGSADLSGTAAVKLWVDEKANYDYNSNTCAAGKVCGHYTQVVWRNSVRLGCAKVRCNSGGTFIGCNYDPPGNFNGQRPY from the coding sequence ATGTTACAGACCAAGATGGGTTTGTGCAAGACACCACTAGCCCTTATTTGCCTCTTTGGCTTAACCCTACTCCATCTCTCCCTTGCCCAAGACACCCAACAAGACTACCTCAAAGCCCACAACGATGCCCGTAGAGCGGTGGGAGTTCCGGCGCTGACATGGGATAACAAAGTAGCTGCATATGCACAAAAATATGCTAATAAACGTATTGGCGACTGCAGTCTTGTGCACTCCGGTGGGCCTTACGGTGAAAACATTGCATGGGGCAGTGCCGACCTGTCAGGCACAGCGGCGGTGAAGTTGTGGGTGGACGAGAAGGCGAACTATGACTACAACTCCAACACTTGCGCTGCTGGGAAAGTGTGCGGGCACTACACTCAGGTGGTGTGGCGCAACTCTGTGCGTCTAGGATGTGCTAAAGTTCGGTGCAACAGCGGAGGTACATTCATTGGCTGCAACTATGATCCCCCAGGCAACTTTAACGGGCAGCGGCCTTACTAG